The following proteins are encoded in a genomic region of Sneathiella marina:
- a CDS encoding tRNA (cytidine(34)-2'-O)-methyltransferase translates to MRLALYQPDIAPNVGTLLRLGACLGVPVDIIEPCGFPFGAKDLRRSVMDYADAVDVTRHTSWEKFTNSLSDQRIILLSTKSASPYSDFSFRDSDILLLGQESAGVPREIHESADHRVVIPMAAGMRSINVAIAAAMVLGEGLRQTEQFPPSPDGAQ, encoded by the coding sequence ATGAGACTTGCACTTTACCAACCAGATATTGCCCCAAATGTAGGAACATTGCTTCGATTAGGGGCATGTTTGGGTGTACCCGTTGACATAATTGAACCCTGCGGTTTCCCGTTCGGCGCGAAAGACTTACGGCGCTCTGTCATGGATTATGCAGACGCCGTTGACGTCACACGCCATACGTCTTGGGAAAAATTCACCAACTCCCTCAGTGATCAGCGAATTATTCTTTTATCAACAAAAAGCGCTTCACCATATTCAGATTTCTCATTTAGAGATTCGGATATTTTACTTTTAGGTCAGGAAAGTGCGGGCGTTCCAAGGGAAATTCATGAAAGCGCCGACCATAGAGTAGTGATTCCCATGGCCGCCGGCATGCGATCGATAAATGTTGCCATTGCGGCAGCTATGGTTCTTGGTGAAGGATTACGCCAAACCGAACAATTCCCCCCCTCTCCCGATGGTGCTCAATGA